A segment of the Nitrospina gracilis 3/211 genome:
CGGCGAGCCGGACGCGCTCAACAAAGCTTTCCGTTCCCACTGGAAAAGCATGGGCGGCATGGAATCGCTGGGCACCGCCAAGGGACCGGAAGTGGAACGCGGGTTCTGGAAGGAACTGGTCAGGCGCGTGTTCGAGCCCTACGGACTGCAACGCTTCGACGCCTACTTCGACGAGATTTACGACGTGTTCCGCAGTGACGAATGCTGGAAGGTGTTCGAGGACGTCACCGAGTCCGGCCTGCTGGACCGCCTGCAAGAACGCGGCGTGGTGCTGGGAGTGATTTCCAACTGGGATTCGCGCCTGCCGGAGATCATCGACAACACCGGGCTGGGAAAATACTTCCAGTTCGTGCTCGCCTCCACCGTGGTCGGCTCGGCCAAACCCGATATCGGCATCTTTCAGGAAGCGTTGAGATTGAGCGGCGTCCAGCCGCACGAAGCCTGCCACATCGGCGACGAGGTGGGCACCGACGTCACCGGCGCGAAGAACGCCGGCGTGCACCCCATCCTGATCGACCGCAGCAACCGCTTCCCCGACACCCAACCGCGCATCCAATCCTTCCACGAACTGGTGCTCGAAAACGTCTGATTCACTGCGTGGAAAAGGCGCGTGGAGGATGCTTTCAAGACAGGCGGGGCGTGGTGGCCCCATCTCAGACGGGTTCACATTTTCCAGAATCAGAACATAGATTCTTCACTGTGTTCAGAATGACAGACCGGCCTTGGTGTTGTCATTCACTTCTCTTTCAGGTCTTCAATTTCCTCGGGCAGGGCGGGTTCGATGTGTTTTGGAGAAGGGTATTCGAACCGCCAAAACGAATTGTCCGATTTACTGACTCCCAGATGGATTACTTGCAACGGGTTGCCGCCTTTATGGATTTTTAGTATCCAGTCAATCTCAGCTCCATCTGTGGGGCTGACTCTATCGGGTGGTGTGTTGGCTTCCCAGAACTGCTTATAGTAATGAATCCTTTCTTCCAGCCGGAACGGTT
Coding sequences within it:
- a CDS encoding HAD-IA family hydrolase, with translation MIQEFKAVFFDVGGTLLRVHPSVGDVYARHARGYGFDGEPDALNKAFRSHWKSMGGMESLGTAKGPEVERGFWKELVRRVFEPYGLQRFDAYFDEIYDVFRSDECWKVFEDVTESGLLDRLQERGVVLGVISNWDSRLPEIIDNTGLGKYFQFVLASTVVGSAKPDIGIFQEALRLSGVQPHEACHIGDEVGTDVTGAKNAGVHPILIDRSNRFPDTQPRIQSFHELVLENV